ATATGGCTCCAGGATTTCACGCAGTTTCGTCCTCGCCCGTGATAAAAGCGATTTCACCGCTTTGGGCGACAACTTCATGGCCGCCGCGATATCCGCGTAACTCATCCCTTCGAATTTGCAGAGGAGCACCGCCATGCGTTGCCGCTCGTTGAGGGACTCCATGGCCAGACGCACCACCTCCCGCATCTCCAATTTATCCAGTCGTCTGGCGGGGATCTGGCCGCTGGGGACCTGGATGGCATCGTCGAGGGCCTCGAAATGCTGGGAGTCCCCCGGCCGAAACGGCACGGTTTGCTCGCGTCGGCGGGCTCGGCTCCGCAGGGCATTCATGGCCACATTATTGACGATGCGAAACAACCAGGTGGCGAATTTGGCGCTGGGTTCGTACGTATGCCTTGCCCGATAGACCCGAAGAAACACCTCCTGGGCCAGGTCCTCGGCCTGATCCCGGTTGCCCACCAGATGTTCCAGCACCGCGATGATGCGGGACTGGTAGCGCAGCACCAGTTCCTCGAACGCGCTGGCGCTTCCATCGCGAACCTCGAGCATCAAACGCACGTCGGGGTCGCAGAGGGCTGTCTGTTGGGCAGTGGAGTCCTTTTCAGCCAAGGATCATCCTCGTGGAATCCCACCTGGGTTGATGCCGCGTGTATCATTATGTTGCCGCATCCATCAGTTTCTACACAACTCACTCTTAATGATGGCATCAACCGCGGCCAGATTCCACAACCCCGGCCGGTTACGACGCAGCACGCTCACATAAATCGCACCTCTCGCAGCTTGAACACCGGTCTGGGGGAAGGCCGCAAGTCTGGGGACCCTGTATTCTTTCCATTCAACCAGCTTTACAGGACTGAGGTGTTTTCCGAACGTTTCTCACTTTGATCCTCCCCATATTGAACGCTCAAAGTGTCAAGAGGTTCTGGACGGGCACTCCCTCTGCTAGGGGAGATTCCACCGACTGCCAGACAATCGGGCTCGGAAACCCCCACAAGAGTTGCAGTTCAGGCAGAATCCGAACAAAGTGAGGTAAAGGGGGGCATTGCGACAAACAGAAGGGCCATGTGCGAGCCGCTGGGTCGGCGTCGGCAATCCCCGCGGCTGTGGGTCCCAAAATCGGTTGTGAGGCGAGCGAACTTCGAGCGGTCGTCACCCTCCGGGCAGGCACAGGGGGTATCTTCAGCACGCATGGGTACCCCGGTTATCAGAATCCATGAACTCCGCGCGCTCCCATACTTCACTCTGGTGCGAAGGCGAGCTCCGGCTGGTGGCCGAGGGCTTCGGCCAGACCCGCACCGTCGTGGTGTGCCAGCCGTTCGCGCGCTTCGGCACCCTGCAGGGGTGTGAGCTTTCTCTCGGCGGCCCAGGAATGCCAAAGCGGCTCCTCTATTTGCACGTCACAAAGGACGGCATCTTCGCCCTGCCGCTTGTACCCCGCGACCGCTTCGCTCCCCTGCCCTCGGGGTGGTTTCCCCTGTCGGGACGCTTCGCCGTTGGGCCTTATCGCATTTCATGGGAGTGGTCCGGCCAGTCGGCGGGTCAGCAAGCGTCCTCGCCCGACGGCTTTCCTCCTGAGCCAACGGCCAGAGGCACCGCCGCCGTGGAGCGCATGGCGAAGATCCTCGTGGACGATCGCCCCTACGGTCAGATGCGTCTCACCCGCGCTCTGACGCTCGTGGGACGCCGACCACCCTGTCATGTGGTTTTCACTTCGCGAACTGTTTCGAGCTGCCATTGCGTGATCATCTGCGACAACGAAGATGTCTGGGTGGTCGATTTGTGCAGCGGCAACACGAGCATGCTGGACGGGCAACCAATCGATGCCGCTCGCTGGTCGAACGGAAGCACGCTCACGCTTGGCCGAGTGTCCCTTGTCCTGGAGGAATTACCAGAGAATCTTCATGAGCGCCCAGTGGCCTTGCAGAAACGAGAGGAAACCGACACTGGGTCAAAGACCCCTGTTGCGATTCCTCAAAAACTCACCACAATGAGGGAGTTTGCAATGAACGAACCGGCGCCGGCCGCGGAAGTTGAGGCCCCGGTGCCGGACACCGAAGGCGGTGGGCAGCTTGAAGGTGATTCCCTGCAAGGCGGGCCGGAACCGCAGAATCATACGGATGCTTGGCAGCAGACCGCTGTGTGGGAAGTGGTCGCGGCAGGGCCAGCCGTGGGCCATGACGGAGCATGTACGGAAATTCTCATTGAGGAAACCATGCAGGGAGATCGCACTTCAGCCTGGGCCAAGGACCTGGTCCTCTCGCTTCTCGCGTCAGAGAATCTGGAAGCCCTCCGACCCGTGGAGACCGATCGTCGGGCCTCTTCTTACGATCCGGCCGGGAATCTGATAAGCGCTTCGCCCGAGTGGACAGCGCTCCCCGATCACCTGCCTCCGCCGGATGCCAATACCCAGCCAGGTTCCTGGAACTCGAAAGTCCAGGAGCTCGCTTACAAGGAGGCCCTCCTCCAGGAATGGGCCCGTTCCCTCGACGAAATGTCCGAAAGCCTCCTGCGGCTTCAGGAAGAGCTTGTGGCGGAGGAGGACCGTTTCGCCAAAGAAAAGGAAGACGTGCGCCAGGCGCAG
This is a stretch of genomic DNA from Thermogutta terrifontis. It encodes these proteins:
- a CDS encoding RNA polymerase sigma factor, translating into MAEKDSTAQQTALCDPDVRLMLEVRDGSASAFEELVLRYQSRIIAVLEHLVGNRDQAEDLAQEVFLRVYRARHTYEPSAKFATWLFRIVNNVAMNALRSRARRREQTVPFRPGDSQHFEALDDAIQVPSGQIPARRLDKLEMREVVRLAMESLNERQRMAVLLCKFEGMSYADIAAAMKLSPKAVKSLLSRARTKLREILEPYLQSGQMPPLVGSPPAVVSESGEQRAETAGEDNSPPESDDR